The genome window agaatatgtagtatatctgaagtaTTACATATGACAGCAGCATGCTTCAGGAGAATCATCAAACTAAAAATCCCTAAAATATTCAAAGAATCCCCAATGTACTGTTACAAACTGGTAATTAAGGCCTTAGCTTAGATAATTGATCACGGCCTTAAGTAGATTGTAGAGTAAGCAGGCTGAGGCTATAGTCCTGACCTAATCTCATGGACAGACTAGTAAACATAAAACCAAATTACCCAAGATTTTAGTTCTTTGTTAACGAAGATCAGTCATGACCTAGCTATCATCTTGAGactagtaggccacacaaggtcaGTAGAACTCATTAGGCTGCGGGATAAGACTGCTATAAATAGACTGGTCCTGGTCTGGTCCTCAAGACCAGCTAGGGTCAATGTCCCAGTATCAGTCGGTCTACACAGTCAGAGAAACTCTACTCTCAATTCACTCAGCTTTGGAAAGGATAGACAAAACATGTAAAAGGGTAGAGTTGTGATGAGCCTCATTTGGCCTCAAAATCGTCATAAAAATGGTATATGTTAAGGTCAAAACTGTTGCTAATGTTAGTGTGTTTTCGTTTCCAGGAGACCATGATGGCCAAGTCGTACGGGAGGCCCAGCGAGGGGGCGGAGCTAGTCAGTTCTCTGGAGTGGATGGATGATGACGTGAGCTCCCCAGACGGAGGCGAGCCAATCACAGCACACCGCTACAGACCGGGTGGAATGGGCCACCTGGGCAGGGAGCTGGGCAGTGAGGAcgtggaggaggatgaagaggaaggggaagaggagggccATGGAGACGGGAACGCTCCCAAACGCAGAGGGCccaagaggaagaggatgacCAAGGCCCGGCAGGAGCGCTTCAAGGCGCGGCGTGTGAAGGCTAACGCCCGGGAGCGCTCGAGAATGCATGGGCTGAACGACGCTCTGGAAAACCTGCGCAGCATCATGCCCTGCCACTCTAAGACCCAGAAACTGTCTAAGATCGAGACCCTGCGGCTGGCCCGCAACTACATATGTGCCCTGTCTGAAGCCCTGGAGGGGGACCAGTCCACGGAGAGCAGGGCCTTTATGGAAACCCTGTGTAAAGGCCTCTCCCAGCCTACCAGCAACCTGCTGGCTGGCTGTTTGCAGCTGGGGCCTGGGGGGCCTATCGAGGAGAGGCCTGAAGACACGcatggggggagaggagggccCACAATCCTGGGAGGGGTGGGGATGGCCGTTGGACCAATCAGCTACTCCTCCCCCGGCCTGCCCAGCCCGCCTTACGGCACACTGGACTCCGCCCACCTACTTCACctgagagggatgaagggaggggcTTACGAGAGCCACTCCCCTAACGACTGTAACAGTGGGGTAGGCACCCCTCCCTACGATGGCCCCCCCACGCCCCCGCTCAGCATTGGCAGTAACCTAGTGCTCAAGCAGGAGTCCTCGCCCCACTATCTCCCCCCTCCCCACTACCCCCCCTCCTCCATCGGCCTGACAGGCCCCCAGGGACAGGTCTTGTACCATAGCGCCCGCTACCAGGTGCCCCTGGAGATGCCCTATGATTCATACCGCCCTCCTCACATGGCACCCCCACAGATGGGCACCGTCTATGGGGATTAAGGGGTAGAGAGGACAGATGGGGCAGATGAGACTCTCCCCAACAACACACTTCCCCAACTGGCTCTATCTTGACCAATGACTGATATGTTGGGAGAAATATGACTTTGATATGAGAGACCCATCTTAGTACTAAACACTGTGAAACCAGCCCATCGTTGTGAACAACTGGGTAGTTACTTAGTAAAAAGTAGAAAGTGGATTGTTGTTTACATATGTGTACTGTAAAGGTTAGTGCTCAACACTGTCAAAATCAGCTCATGATTGACTTTAAACCGCTTGTTTGCTGTGGTTGTTTCTGAACACCAATTAAGCTAAAAGGCACCTCGCTACTTGACCATTTCCAAGGGGTTCACAAGAGGAGTGGGTCCTATAGGTGGAAAGGCTGACTTGAAGAAAGACCTCAGCTTGAGCACTTCTGACCAGCACTCGGAACATGAAACACATCATTTACATGaatgaataataatgcatttatttattctCTAATTTAATATTTATATGAACTGCTGTTAGTCATTTTGTGTTTATCCTTTATATATGTGTTTGGTCTTGGCCTTCTCTACTTGTGCTGTCCCTGTTACATTGTTGACTGACTCTGATAGTGTATCTattttctctcttctgtgtccATTTATCCTTTGTGGTCAGTTGTTCCCTGTTTCACACGGAAAAATATTCTCATATATATTGCTAGCATAGCTGAGGATCAGAGAGAAAACTGCCCATGAGGAAGTGAGAAATGTCTGCTGTTGTAATGACAAGAACAAATATCAATTACAAAATCTGATCAAGGTGTAACTTGTTATTAGAGATATCATTCTGTTCAGACACTTTCTCCATTTCGCCAAATAttaaaaaatgcaaaaatgttCCTCAAGATGAATACTTTTGGATTGAATTTTTGAACAAAATCGTTATCCATTAAAACCATTTCAACTAAGTTTTTCTGTTTGAAATTCTAAAAGTGGGTTTGCTTTAATGAATCAGTCTTGCTATGTCGAAAGACAGTCAAGGACCAACTGCTGCAATTAGGGTGTTTGTGGGTAGTGGGTGGAAGTGATATGTAAGAGGTTGTGAGACACAATGAGAGAGGTGAGAAGGAGCAGAGAAGATGACAGGAAGGGAGTATGATTCTAATGAGAGTACTTCAGTGACCACTGTTATTATGCTACCACCccctgacacacacgcacatgcacacgcaacacacacgcacacacacacacacacacacacacacacacacacacacacacacacacacacacacacacacacacacacacacacacacctctaggcCTAGAGAGACATGAAACATGGGAAAGGGAGTTTGGTTGTGAAATGACCACCGTGGGTCCATTGTAAACGCAGCCTGTTCTTTCTCTTGACCACTGACCCTGCATTATGCTGAGGTTGCTGGCTCTGGAGGGAAAGACAACTGGGAGAAACAGAGGGGAGGGACATTTCTCTGACAGGCAGCTAGGGAGCGAAATGCAGGGGAGGGTGAGCTACACTCCCTCATATCCCCGCCTCCAAACAATCCCATTCCTCTTCATGAATTATTGGAATGACACataactttacacacacacacacacacacacacacacacacacacacacacacacaccacacacacacacac of Salvelinus sp. IW2-2015 unplaced genomic scaffold, ASM291031v2 Un_scaffold944, whole genome shotgun sequence contains these proteins:
- the LOC112069243 gene encoding neurogenic differentiation factor 4, coding for MMAKSYGRPSEGAELVSSLEWMDDDVSSPDGGEPITAHRYRPGGMGHLGRELGSEDVEEDEEEGEEEGHGDGNAPKRRGPKRKRMTKARQERFKARRVKANARERSRMHGLNDALENLRSIMPCHSKTQKLSKIETLRLARNYICALSEALEGDQSTESRAFMETLCKGLSQPTSNLLAGCLQLGPGGPIEERPEDTHGGRGGPTILGGVGMAVGPISYSSPGLPSPPYGTLDSAHLLHLRGMKGGAYESHSPNDCNSGVGTPPYDGPPTPPLSIGSNLVLKQESSPHYLPPPHYPPSSIGLTGPQGQVLYHSARYQVPLEMPYDSYRPPHMAPPQMGTVYGD